In Spirochaetaceae bacterium, the sequence AATTAGCGGGTAAACCCGCTAACGAAATAAAAATTGCTATTATTAATGAGGCTACACTACCTGTTTTAGAGGAAAGCGGCGCAGCCGGCTGGATATTAGATAGCTTTGCGAGCTTGAGAGAGCATTTTACTAATGAAATTTATATGTGTAATTTTCTTTCTTTAAGTTTAGAGGAAAATGTAAAAAGAATTAATAAAGCCGATGTGATATGGGTTTTGGGTGGTAATACCGATTATTTAAAGCTTGTCTTTGAAAAATCGGGCTTTGAAAAATATCTACCGGAAATGTTGGAGACAAAGGTATGGGTAGGCAGTTCGGCGGGAAGTTGTATTTTAGGTAAACGCGGGAATGAAGAATTTTTTGCTCTTTATGAGGAAAAACCTTATGCAGAAGTTAAGGAGTATTATGGCTTTGTAAATGGTATAATTTACCCGCATACCGAATGGTTTACAAACGCCTTTGATATTTGTACAAAAGAGAGTAAAGCTAATCGTAATGTAGCCATTTATTCTCTTTCAGATAAAAGCGCCTTAATTGTAGAAGATGGTAAAACCTATTTAATTGGTGAAAATGCTCAGAAGTTTGTTAATGGTGAAGTAGTAGAGAAAATTTAGTGTTAAGGATTAAGGAGCGGGTTTGTGATAAATGAATTAGATCTATCTGGTAAAAACACTTTTTTAAGCCCTATGTTAGTAAAGTCATTTAAAAAGGTAAATTTTTTTTATGGCAGTAACGGCAGTGGAAAGACAACTATTTCAAGAGTTATCAAAAATAGAGAAAGAATAGGTTGGTTAGATACAATTAATGTTGATTTAGTAGACATACGTGTATTTAATCGTGATTATATTGACGAAAACTTCGGTGAAAATTCTAAAATTAACGGCATATTTAATTTTGGAGAGGATAATGTAAAGATAGAGGAAGAGATTAATGAATTAACAGCTGAAGCTGCTGAATGTTTAAAGAAAATAGGTAACTTTAATAAATCGAAAGAAGAATTAGAAAAGAAAAGAAGTGAATTAGAAGAAAGCATTAAAGATCTTTGTTGGAATTCAACAAGGGAATATACTAAAAGCTTTAATAAAGTATTTGCCGGGTTTAAAAGAAAAGAAAAATTTTTAGAAAAGTGCCTAGAAGAAGTAGAGAAAGATAATTTATCAGAAATAAATTATGATGTTTTAAAAGAATTATATACTAAGGTCTTTGAAGAGGAACATCAAAGTTATGACACGTTTAAGCCCATTAAAATTGATGTAATTAAGCAATTTGAAAGTTGTGAATTATTATCACAAGTAATTTCTGGCAGTTCAGAGACAGATATTGGTAAATTTATTACAGTCCTTGAAAATAGTGATTGGATTAAACAAGGTATGATTTATGTAGATAAAGCTAATGACAAATGTCCTTTTTGCCGACAAAAACTACCTGAAAGTGTTTATACCGATATAAAAGCTTTTTTTGATAAAACATATGAAGATAATTTAAACCAAATAACTGCTTTTTATGAAGAATATACGCAAAAAACAGCAGGTTTAATTGATGAACTTCAAAGATATATAAACCGTATCCCTAAGTTAGACTATTCGTTGTTTGAGGCAAAGGTTAATGTGCTTCAAGCAGAAATTAATAGTAATATTGACAAGATTAAAGATAAACTTAAATCGCCGTCTACTAAAAATAAGTTAGAACAGCTCTCTCCTTTTTGCCAGCAAATTAATGAAATACTGGGTGGTTTTAACGAGATTATTAGCAAGAATAATGAGATTGTCGAAAATTTAGAAGCAAAAAAAGAAGAGTGTGTTAAAGAGATTTGGCAGCTTG encodes:
- a CDS encoding Type 1 glutamine amidotransferase-like domain-containing protein gives rise to the protein MKLVLMSFANTEVITQKIIELAGKPANEIKIAIINEATLPVLEESGAAGWILDSFASLREHFTNEIYMCNFLSLSLEENVKRINKADVIWVLGGNTDYLKLVFEKSGFEKYLPEMLETKVWVGSSAGSCILGKRGNEEFFALYEEKPYAEVKEYYGFVNGIIYPHTEWFTNAFDICTKESKANRNVAIYSLSDKSALIVEDGKTYLIGENAQKFVNGEVVEKI
- a CDS encoding AAA family ATPase; translation: MINELDLSGKNTFLSPMLVKSFKKVNFFYGSNGSGKTTISRVIKNRERIGWLDTINVDLVDIRVFNRDYIDENFGENSKINGIFNFGEDNVKIEEEINELTAEAAECLKKIGNFNKSKEELEKKRSELEESIKDLCWNSTREYTKSFNKVFAGFKRKEKFLEKCLEEVEKDNLSEINYDVLKELYTKVFEEEHQSYDTFKPIKIDVIKQFESCELLSQVISGSSETDIGKFITVLENSDWIKQGMIYVDKANDKCPFCRQKLPESVYTDIKAFFDKTYEDNLNQITAFYEEYTQKTAGLIDELQRYINRIPKLDYSLFEAKVNVLQAEINSNIDKIKDKLKSPSTKNKLEQLSPFCQQINEILGGFNEIISKNNEIVENLEAKKEECVKEIWQLAVSRLKDNINIYIKEKDDNEKGVINLTNNITEQEDLQRSRKQLIVKKQANLKSVKATIAKINTTLANFGFTGFSIRENLHEPKTYQIMRSNNEIITAKTLSEGERNFICFLYFYHSIYGSLDENSLNKPRIVVIDDPISSLDSNVLFIVSVLVKDIIKDCLSTNNKIDKDIDIKQVFILTHNVYFYKEITFLGNGKEYSPKDADFWLVKKNDNLSQVEHKEKNFIQTYYQLLWEELKEQKMIQNTAIFNTFRRVLEYYFKIMGGYKDNDFIGEFDGEDKMVCKSLIAWVKAGSHLPPDDMFMQHDSSEI